A genomic region of Bradyrhizobium sp. ORS 278 contains the following coding sequences:
- the kaiC gene encoding circadian clock protein KaiC, with the protein MALTGAHELEKLRTGIAGFDQIANGGLPLNRTTLVAGTAGSGKTVLALQYLITGVRTTGEHGVCVTFEEAPEDLIRNIRSFGWELENMIARRQVAIVDVTPEDGEETIEAGTFDFSALLARIEAAVRNVNAKRLIMDSIGALFPQFSDANLVRRELHRITVRLRQLGVTSMITVERPGEDGPLARFGIEEFVADNVLVLRNRLEHEKRRRTIEILKFRGATHHKGEYPFTVDHADGITILPLSAMELQQHSSDIRVSSGVPELDAMCGGGIYRDSVILVSGATGTGKTLMVTHYLQAAIASGQRAMLIAAEESRDQLTRNALNWGMDFDAAERSGMLRIVARYPETMGLEDHLLYIRREMADFRPDRIAVDSLSAFERAGTIKSYREFVVALTSGIKQFGVTGLFTNTTAMLLGGESVTESHISTITDMIVLLRYVELHGEMRRGLAVLKMRGTQHDKDIREYVIDGGGMHLREPFREIHGILSGAPTYTFARERDNLAGMFEMPRTRD; encoded by the coding sequence ATGGCTCTGACTGGAGCGCATGAGCTCGAGAAGCTGCGCACGGGCATCGCCGGCTTCGACCAGATCGCCAATGGCGGGCTGCCGCTCAATCGCACCACCCTGGTTGCGGGCACCGCCGGCAGCGGCAAGACTGTCTTGGCGCTGCAATACCTGATCACAGGCGTCAGGACGACCGGGGAGCATGGGGTTTGCGTGACCTTCGAGGAGGCGCCGGAGGATCTGATCCGCAATATCAGATCATTCGGATGGGAGCTCGAAAACATGATCGCGCGGCGCCAGGTGGCCATCGTCGACGTGACCCCGGAAGACGGTGAGGAAACGATCGAGGCCGGTACATTCGACTTCTCCGCGCTGCTGGCCCGCATCGAGGCCGCCGTCCGCAACGTCAATGCGAAGCGGCTGATCATGGACTCGATCGGCGCGCTGTTTCCGCAGTTCAGCGACGCCAATCTGGTCCGTCGCGAACTCCACCGGATCACCGTCCGGTTGCGCCAGCTCGGCGTCACCTCGATGATCACCGTCGAGCGTCCGGGCGAGGATGGACCGCTGGCACGCTTCGGCATCGAGGAGTTCGTCGCCGACAACGTGCTCGTGCTTCGCAACCGCCTGGAGCATGAGAAGCGGCGGCGGACGATCGAGATCCTGAAGTTCCGCGGCGCGACCCATCACAAGGGCGAATATCCGTTCACCGTCGACCATGCGGACGGCATCACGATCCTGCCGTTGTCGGCGATGGAGCTGCAGCAGCACTCGTCCGATATTCGTGTGTCGTCCGGGGTGCCCGAGCTCGACGCGATGTGCGGCGGCGGCATCTATCGCGATTCCGTCATCCTGGTCAGCGGCGCGACCGGGACCGGCAAGACGCTCATGGTGACCCACTATCTGCAGGCGGCGATTGCGAGCGGGCAGCGTGCGATGCTGATCGCCGCGGAGGAGAGCCGCGACCAGCTGACGCGCAATGCCCTCAACTGGGGGATGGATTTCGACGCGGCCGAGCGGAGCGGCATGCTGCGGATCGTCGCGCGCTATCCTGAGACGATGGGGCTGGAGGATCACCTGCTCTACATCAGGCGCGAGATGGCCGATTTCCGCCCGGATCGGATCGCGGTCGACAGCCTTTCTGCCTTCGAGCGGGCGGGCACGATCAAGTCCTATCGCGAATTCGTGGTGGCGCTGACGAGCGGCATCAAGCAGTTCGGCGTGACCGGGCTGTTCACCAACACGACGGCCATGCTGCTCGGTGGGGAATCGGTGACGGAGAGCCACATCTCGACGATCACCGACATGATCGTGCTGCTACGCTATGTCGAGCTCCACGGCGAGATGCGGCGCGGGCTCGCCGTGCTCAAGATGCGCGGCACACAGCATGACAAGGATATCCGCGAATATGTCATCGACGGCGGTGGCATGCATCTCCGCGAGCCGTTCCGCGAGATCCACGGCATTCTCTCGGGCGCGCCGACCTACACCTTCGCGCGCGAGCGGGACAATCTGGCCGGGATGTTCGAGATGCCGAGAACGAGGGATTGA
- the tgt gene encoding tRNA guanosine(34) transglycosylase Tgt — protein MSSPANDLPNHFELLGTDGAARTGRLTTPHGVVRTPAFMPVGTAGAMKGIHWRDVREAGADIVLGNTYHLMLRPTAERIAALGGLQRFTGWGGPMLTDSGGFQVMSLSGLRKLTEQGVTFRSHIDGAKIELTPERAIEVQRLFNSDIAMQLDECVRLPAEPADVERAMRLSLRWAERCRRAFESAPDGYMLFGIVQGGDVPALRVASAEALVDIGFHGYAIGGLAVGEPQAVMLEMIEATVPALPADRPRYLMGVGTPDDLLESVKRGVDMFDCVLPTRNGRHGVAYTRFGPVNLRNARHADDARPLDEESPWAPARTYARAYLHHLIKAGEALGATLLSEINIAYFQQLMAGMREAIAQGRFTEFYARTKADWARGDIAPRAA, from the coding sequence ATGAGCTCCCCGGCTAACGACCTTCCCAACCATTTCGAGCTACTCGGCACCGATGGTGCGGCCCGCACCGGCCGGCTGACCACACCGCATGGCGTGGTCCGCACCCCGGCCTTCATGCCGGTCGGCACCGCCGGCGCCATGAAGGGCATCCACTGGCGCGACGTGCGCGAGGCCGGCGCCGACATCGTGCTCGGCAACACCTATCACCTGATGCTGCGGCCGACCGCGGAGCGGATCGCCGCGCTCGGCGGCCTGCAGCGCTTCACTGGCTGGGGCGGCCCGATGCTGACCGATTCCGGCGGATTCCAGGTGATGTCGCTGTCGGGCTTGCGGAAGCTGACGGAGCAGGGGGTGACGTTCCGCTCGCATATCGACGGTGCCAAGATCGAGCTGACGCCGGAGCGGGCGATCGAGGTGCAGCGCCTGTTCAACTCCGACATCGCGATGCAACTCGACGAATGCGTGCGGCTGCCGGCCGAGCCCGCCGATGTCGAGCGCGCGATGCGGCTGTCGCTACGCTGGGCCGAGCGCTGCCGCCGCGCCTTCGAGAGTGCGCCCGACGGCTATATGCTGTTCGGCATCGTGCAGGGCGGCGACGTCCCCGCGCTGCGGGTGGCGAGCGCCGAGGCGCTGGTCGATATCGGCTTCCATGGCTATGCGATCGGCGGTCTCGCCGTCGGCGAGCCGCAGGCGGTGATGCTGGAGATGATCGAGGCCACCGTGCCGGCGCTGCCGGCCGACCGGCCGCGTTATCTGATGGGCGTCGGCACGCCCGACGATCTGCTGGAGTCGGTGAAGCGCGGCGTCGACATGTTCGACTGCGTGCTGCCGACCCGCAACGGCCGCCATGGCGTCGCCTATACGCGCTTCGGGCCGGTCAATCTGCGTAACGCGCGCCACGCCGACGACGCCAGGCCGCTGGACGAGGAAAGTCCGTGGGCGCCAGCGCGGACCTATGCACGCGCCTATCTGCACCATCTGATCAAGGCGGGCGAGGCGCTCGGCGCCACGCTGCTGTCGGAGATCAACATCGCCTATTTCCAGCAGCTGATGGCCGGAATGCGCGAAGCCATCGCGCAGGGCCGCTTCACGGAGTTCTACGCGCGCACCAAGGCCGATTGGGCCCGCGGCGACATCGCTCCGCGGGCCGCCTGA
- a CDS encoding caspase family protein, producing the protein MRFLTITLSLLCMVLTAEAAKADRRVAFVVGNGAYKSVMPLPNPPVDAKAMAATLRNVGFDVVEGTNLTRDKMTEKLLDFGRKAQGADIAVFYYAGHGIAISGTNYLLPVDADLKSEMDVKLGSAINIDVTLDQTMGDAKVKLVFLDACRDNPFAAKIKSNSPTRSVAVQSGLAEMKSGEGTLIAFATGPGQTALDGDAGANSPFTRALISHIAQPGVEIQQAMTAVRAQVNEETNKGQLPWGHTNLIGAVYLNPSAAPAATTAATAGATPAAATASPTAAEAELEFWRSVKDSNKPEELNAYLKTYPNGQFKSLAMARIASIETGAVNTATRNVAKGVDPATYTEEGTQVTEDQIGLDKTKRRDVQRRLTGLGFDTKMTGVFDDETRGVMKRWQAARGFPSTGFLTKLQHKALLAEPQPAPATAAVGDEAKPRRPKPAGNVAAGNPPPQGAPVYRNPPPQQDNAGNAAGAAFIGGMMGGVLGSALRR; encoded by the coding sequence ATGCGCTTTCTCACCATCACCCTGTCCCTGCTCTGCATGGTGCTGACCGCCGAGGCGGCCAAGGCCGACCGCCGTGTCGCCTTCGTCGTCGGCAACGGCGCCTACAAGAGCGTGATGCCGCTGCCGAACCCGCCCGTGGACGCCAAGGCCATGGCGGCGACCTTGCGCAATGTCGGCTTCGACGTCGTCGAGGGCACCAATCTCACGCGCGACAAGATGACCGAGAAGCTGCTCGACTTCGGGCGCAAGGCGCAGGGCGCCGACATCGCGGTGTTCTATTACGCCGGCCACGGCATCGCGATCTCCGGCACCAACTATCTGCTGCCAGTCGATGCCGACCTGAAGTCGGAGATGGACGTCAAGCTGGGCTCGGCGATCAATATCGACGTGACGCTCGACCAGACCATGGGCGACGCCAAGGTCAAGCTGGTGTTCCTCGATGCCTGCCGCGACAACCCGTTCGCCGCCAAGATCAAGTCGAACTCGCCGACCCGCAGCGTCGCTGTGCAGAGCGGCCTGGCCGAAATGAAGTCGGGTGAAGGCACCTTGATCGCGTTCGCGACCGGTCCCGGCCAGACGGCGCTCGACGGCGACGCCGGCGCCAACAGCCCGTTCACCCGCGCGCTGATCTCGCACATCGCCCAGCCCGGCGTGGAGATCCAGCAGGCGATGACCGCGGTGCGCGCGCAGGTCAACGAGGAGACCAACAAGGGCCAGCTGCCCTGGGGTCACACCAACCTGATCGGCGCGGTCTATCTCAACCCCTCCGCCGCCCCCGCGGCGACCACGGCAGCAACCGCCGGCGCGACGCCGGCTGCCGCAACCGCGAGCCCGACCGCCGCCGAGGCCGAGCTCGAGTTCTGGCGCTCGGTGAAGGATTCCAACAAGCCCGAAGAGCTCAACGCCTATCTCAAGACCTATCCGAACGGCCAGTTCAAGTCGCTGGCAATGGCCCGTATCGCCTCGATCGAGACCGGCGCCGTCAACACTGCGACCCGCAACGTCGCCAAGGGCGTCGACCCCGCGACCTACACCGAGGAAGGCACCCAGGTCACCGAGGACCAGATCGGCCTCGACAAGACCAAGCGCCGCGATGTGCAGCGCCGCCTGACCGGCCTCGGCTTCGACACCAAGATGACCGGTGTGTTCGACGACGAGACCCGCGGCGTGATGAAGCGCTGGCAGGCCGCGCGGGGCTTTCCCTCGACCGGCTTTTTGACCAAGCTGCAGCACAAGGCATTGCTCGCCGAGCCGCAGCCGGCGCCGGCGACCGCCGCGGTCGGCGATGAGGCCAAGCCGCGCCGGCCCAAGCCGGCCGGCAACGTCGCCGCCGGCAATCCACCGCCGCAGGGCGCGCCGGTCTATCGCAACCCGCCGCCGCAGCAGGACAACGCTGGCAATGCCGCCGGCGCCGCCTTCATCGGCGGCATGATGGGCGGCGTGCTCGGCAGCGCGCTGCGCCGGTAA
- a CDS encoding ATP-binding protein, whose product MLQTPSHRMLLVADDAFDPSQVLRRLFAAHQPPIDLCRVLDLGGARDRLAASRYDSVMLSAAAIADQEVDAVSILREMSVAAPLVMIGGEPDSASGVQPLRAGARGLNSQAVVDSGLQFEQLLEVLPDALIVLNARQEVEFVNRAAHRLFGKAQQDFIGERVSFSVTENEVAEIEVYRDKELRCCEVRMTPCKWKSQDAQLLLIHDVTERKRLNEQLRQSQKMEAVGVLAGGIAHDFNNLLLVMMIYAEMIRDEAATDDPRLSDVLEIIRAVDRGRALTQQLLAFSRKQPLRLAVLDLGAVMAETQKMLRRLLPSNIETMAMVEGDCWPVLADRGQIEQVIINLALNARDAMTSGGRLEILVGNRTISRADEAVPPGDYVVMSVIDTGVGISPADLELIFDPFFTTKKRGSGTGLGLSTCYGIINQAGGHISAVSKVGEGTTFTVLLPRAPATTSQEPDQPLPVHAISGQETILLVEDNYQALRATELMLQRAGYAVLTMTNGDEAYRFLQQCDQAIDLVLSDVVMPQLSGPELAQRLAVTHPELPVVFMTGYSNDPILGEAGDHRIGRRRVILKPFKREELLLFVREAIDRKRSAVSA is encoded by the coding sequence ATGCTGCAGACGCCGTCCCATCGCATGCTCCTGGTTGCTGACGATGCGTTCGATCCGTCGCAGGTGTTGAGACGTCTGTTTGCCGCGCATCAACCGCCGATCGATCTCTGTCGCGTGCTGGATCTCGGCGGCGCGCGCGACCGTCTGGCCGCGAGCCGCTACGACTCGGTGATGCTCAGCGCCGCCGCGATCGCAGACCAGGAGGTCGACGCCGTATCGATCCTGCGGGAGATGTCGGTCGCTGCCCCCCTGGTCATGATCGGCGGCGAGCCGGATTCGGCCTCCGGCGTCCAGCCGTTGCGCGCAGGAGCCCGCGGCTTGAACAGCCAAGCAGTGGTCGATTCGGGTCTTCAGTTCGAGCAGCTCCTCGAGGTGTTGCCGGACGCCTTGATCGTGCTGAACGCCCGGCAAGAGGTCGAATTCGTCAATAGGGCGGCGCATCGGCTGTTCGGCAAGGCGCAACAGGATTTCATCGGCGAGCGCGTCAGCTTTTCGGTGACGGAGAACGAGGTCGCCGAGATCGAGGTCTACCGCGACAAGGAGCTGCGGTGCTGCGAGGTTCGGATGACGCCGTGCAAATGGAAGTCGCAGGACGCGCAGCTCTTGCTCATTCACGACGTCACGGAGCGGAAGAGGCTCAACGAGCAGCTGCGCCAGTCGCAGAAGATGGAGGCCGTCGGCGTGCTCGCCGGCGGCATCGCTCACGATTTCAACAATCTGCTTCTCGTCATGATGATCTATGCGGAGATGATCCGCGATGAAGCCGCCACCGACGATCCACGGCTGTCGGACGTGCTCGAGATCATCAGGGCTGTCGATCGCGGCCGCGCCCTCACGCAGCAACTGCTCGCATTCTCGCGCAAGCAGCCGTTGCGCCTGGCGGTGCTCGACCTCGGGGCGGTGATGGCCGAGACCCAGAAGATGCTGCGCCGCCTGCTGCCGAGCAACATCGAGACGATGGCCATGGTCGAGGGCGACTGCTGGCCGGTGCTGGCCGATCGCGGGCAGATCGAGCAGGTGATCATCAATCTCGCCCTCAATGCCCGCGACGCCATGACCTCGGGGGGACGCCTGGAGATCCTGGTCGGCAACCGGACAATTTCGCGCGCGGACGAGGCGGTGCCGCCGGGCGACTATGTCGTGATGTCCGTGATCGACACCGGGGTCGGGATTTCTCCGGCCGATCTCGAGCTGATCTTCGATCCGTTCTTCACGACCAAGAAGCGCGGGAGCGGCACCGGACTGGGGCTGTCGACCTGCTACGGGATCATCAATCAGGCCGGGGGTCATATCAGCGCGGTGAGCAAGGTCGGCGAGGGGACCACGTTCACGGTGCTGCTGCCGCGCGCACCGGCCACGACATCCCAGGAACCCGATCAGCCGCTGCCGGTCCACGCCATCTCTGGCCAGGAAACCATTCTGCTCGTCGAGGACAATTATCAGGCGCTGCGCGCGACCGAGTTGATGCTGCAGCGCGCGGGCTACGCCGTGCTGACGATGACCAATGGCGACGAGGCCTACCGCTTCCTGCAGCAATGCGACCAGGCGATCGACCTTGTGCTGAGCGACGTCGTGATGCCTCAGCTCAGTGGTCCCGAACTGGCGCAGCGCCTCGCCGTGACGCACCCTGAGCTGCCTGTCGTCTTCATGACCGGCTACTCGAACGACCCGATCCTTGGGGAGGCGGGGGATCATCGCATTGGCCGCAGACGTGTGATCTTGAAGCCGTTCAAGCGTGAGGAACTGCTCCTCTTCGTGCGCGAGGCGATCGACCGCAAGCGCAGTGCCGTCTCCGCGTGA
- the cysK gene encoding cysteine synthase A: protein MESSAATQRPGRGRVFDSIIEAFGNTPIVRLRKLPEQHGVKATILAKLEYFNPAASVKDRIGVGMILAMEQAGVLKPDSVLIEPTSGNTGIALAFVAAARGYKLKLVMPESMSVERRKMLAFLGAEIVLTPAAQGMKGAIATAEELLRTTPNSVMPQQFKNLANPEIHRRTTAEEIWNDTAGNIDLFVAGVGTGGTITGVGQVLKSRKPGLKVVAVEPEESPVLSGGQHSPHKIQGIGAGFVPDILDRSVIDEIVKINSATAIETSRALARNEGIPGGISSGAAIAAAIELGKRPENAGKTILAIVPSFSERYLSTALFEGI from the coding sequence ATGGAGTCGTCGGCTGCGACACAGCGTCCCGGACGCGGGCGCGTATTTGATTCAATTATCGAGGCATTCGGCAATACGCCGATTGTGCGGCTGCGAAAGTTGCCGGAGCAGCATGGCGTCAAGGCGACCATCCTCGCCAAGCTGGAATACTTCAATCCTGCCGCGAGCGTGAAGGACCGCATTGGCGTCGGCATGATCCTGGCGATGGAGCAGGCCGGTGTGCTCAAGCCGGACTCCGTTCTGATCGAGCCGACCTCGGGCAATACCGGCATTGCGCTCGCCTTCGTCGCGGCGGCGCGCGGCTACAAGCTGAAGCTTGTCATGCCGGAGTCGATGTCGGTGGAGCGGCGCAAGATGCTTGCCTTCCTCGGCGCCGAGATCGTGCTGACACCGGCGGCGCAGGGCATGAAGGGCGCGATCGCGACCGCCGAGGAGCTGTTGCGAACCACGCCGAACTCGGTGATGCCGCAGCAGTTCAAGAACCTCGCCAATCCGGAGATCCATCGCCGCACGACGGCGGAGGAGATCTGGAACGACACCGCGGGGAATATCGACCTGTTCGTCGCCGGCGTCGGTACCGGAGGCACCATTACCGGCGTCGGCCAGGTGCTGAAGTCGCGCAAACCCGGACTCAAGGTGGTTGCTGTCGAGCCGGAGGAGAGCCCGGTCCTGTCGGGCGGCCAGCATTCGCCGCACAAGATCCAGGGCATCGGCGCCGGCTTCGTCCCGGATATTCTCGACCGGTCCGTGATCGACGAGATCGTCAAGATCAACAGCGCCACGGCCATCGAGACCTCGCGCGCGCTGGCGCGCAACGAGGGCATTCCCGGCGGCATTTCCTCGGGCGCGGCGATCGCGGCGGCGATCGAGCTCGGCAAGCGGCCGGAGAATGCCGGCAAGACGATCCTGGCGATCGTCCCGTCGTTCTCCGAGCGCTATCTCTCCACGGCGCTGTTCGAAGGGATCTGA
- a CDS encoding caspase family protein, protein MRGISLIQALVLALVTSALAAGAAQADRRVAFVVGNGAYKNVAQLPNPPVDARAMAVTLRNVGFDVVEGTNLNREQMTEKLLEFGRRSQGADVAVFYYAGHGIAISGTNYLLPIDADIKSEMDAKLGAAINVDVTLDQTLADAKVKLVFLDACRDNPFAAKIKSNASTRSVSVQTGLAEMKSGEGTLIAFATGPGQTALDGDAGTNSPFTRALIAHITEPGVEIQQAMTAVRAQVNEETAKGQLPWGHTNLIGAVYLNPAATGATAAGAPPVAVAAVQPANDVELEFWRSVKDTNKAEELKAYLTNYPNGQFRSLALARVASLENGASTTTRNLTTGVDPLTFTEPGTQITEDQIGLDKGQRRDVQRRLTGLGFDTKTSGKFDEATRAVLKRWQAARGYPSSGYLTKLQHKALLAEIIPAASTASASEEEPRPARRAQRSSGGGGGGYHRSSGPDAGAAFIGGMMGGMLGGAFRR, encoded by the coding sequence ATGCGGGGGATCAGCCTCATTCAGGCTCTCGTGCTCGCGCTGGTGACGTCCGCCCTGGCGGCAGGTGCCGCCCAGGCCGACCGGCGCGTGGCGTTCGTGGTCGGCAACGGCGCCTACAAGAACGTAGCCCAGCTCCCGAACCCGCCGGTCGACGCCAGGGCGATGGCGGTCACGCTGCGCAATGTCGGCTTCGACGTGGTCGAGGGGACCAACCTCAACCGCGAGCAGATGACCGAGAAGCTCTTGGAATTCGGCCGCCGCAGCCAGGGCGCCGACGTGGCCGTGTTCTATTACGCCGGCCACGGCATCGCGATCTCCGGCACCAACTACCTGCTTCCCATCGATGCCGACATCAAGTCGGAGATGGACGCGAAGCTCGGCGCCGCGATCAATGTCGACGTGACGCTCGATCAGACACTGGCTGACGCCAAGGTCAAGCTGGTGTTCCTGGACGCCTGCCGCGACAACCCGTTCGCCGCCAAGATCAAGTCGAACGCGTCGACGCGCAGCGTCTCGGTGCAGACCGGGCTCGCCGAGATGAAGTCCGGCGAAGGCACGTTGATCGCGTTCGCCACCGGCCCGGGCCAGACCGCGCTCGACGGCGACGCCGGCACCAACAGCCCGTTCACCCGCGCGCTGATCGCCCACATCACCGAGCCAGGCGTCGAGATCCAGCAGGCGATGACCGCGGTGCGCGCCCAGGTGAACGAGGAGACCGCCAAGGGACAGCTGCCCTGGGGCCATACCAACCTGATCGGCGCGGTCTATCTCAACCCGGCCGCCACCGGAGCGACCGCAGCCGGCGCTCCGCCAGTCGCGGTCGCTGCCGTGCAGCCCGCCAACGATGTCGAATTGGAGTTCTGGCGCTCGGTCAAAGACACCAACAAGGCCGAGGAGCTCAAGGCGTACCTGACCAACTATCCCAACGGTCAGTTCAGATCGCTGGCGCTCGCCCGCGTCGCTTCTCTCGAGAACGGCGCGTCGACCACGACGCGCAACCTGACCACCGGCGTCGATCCCCTGACCTTCACCGAACCGGGCACGCAGATCACCGAAGACCAGATCGGTCTCGACAAGGGCCAGCGCCGCGACGTGCAGCGCCGCCTCACCGGTCTCGGCTTCGACACCAAGACCAGCGGCAAGTTCGACGAGGCGACACGCGCCGTGCTCAAGCGCTGGCAGGCCGCCCGCGGCTATCCGTCGAGCGGCTATCTGACGAAGCTGCAGCACAAGGCCCTGCTCGCCGAGATCATCCCGGCCGCGTCAACGGCCAGCGCAAGCGAGGAGGAGCCGCGGCCAGCCCGCCGCGCGCAACGCAGCAGCGGGGGCGGCGGTGGCGGCTATCATCGCAGCAGCGGCCCGGACGCCGGTGCGGCGTTCATCGGCGGCATGATGGGCGGCATGCTCGGCGGCGCGTTCCGCCGCTGA
- a CDS encoding BrnA antitoxin family protein, whose translation MADQPRRPRTLADARTEAEAAFKKVTTKPVEAPPKKAAVPGVREQVTLRIDQDVLEHFQSCGPGWQDRMNAALRKAAGL comes from the coding sequence ATGGCCGATCAGCCGCGACGTCCCCGCACGCTCGCCGACGCTCGCACCGAGGCGGAGGCTGCATTCAAGAAGGTGACCACCAAGCCGGTGGAGGCGCCGCCGAAGAAGGCTGCGGTGCCGGGCGTGCGCGAGCAGGTGACGTTGCGGATCGATCAGGACGTGCTCGAGCACTTCCAATCCTGCGGGCCCGGCTGGCAGGACCGCATGAATGCGGCGCTGCGCAAGGCCGCCGGGCTCTGA
- a CDS encoding response regulator → MAASSAEELGTMSAVFEPQPDILLVDGGVEGAGGASRSISLMSLMPDYKLQAVRTLDEADACLRRSAAAIVVLNIEDLNGSGGQAIERLRSAQPDVPIIVVNGPASDGLRRAYLQAGAQRYIAQVEVGPGSLSRAVRDLTRRRAGALLRQETRRLAAHGTRSDVARVPRSAGRPAPTEALRIARPAQFEGLVDAYAALFDRYPQTYASRNRKPAQMMLRIVSCLGEFHGGPRDLVDIHMAALQRVTSALPGRRADALVVESRLLALEMMGLLASHYRDAHRCGHSDGSGA, encoded by the coding sequence GTGGCGGCCAGCAGCGCCGAGGAGCTCGGCACCATGAGTGCGGTATTTGAGCCGCAACCCGACATCCTTCTGGTCGATGGCGGCGTGGAGGGCGCCGGTGGCGCCAGTCGATCGATCAGCCTGATGTCGCTCATGCCGGACTACAAGCTGCAGGCAGTCAGGACGCTGGATGAAGCCGACGCCTGCTTGCGCCGGTCCGCCGCCGCGATCGTCGTGCTCAATATTGAAGACCTCAATGGCAGCGGAGGACAGGCGATCGAGAGACTTCGGTCGGCTCAGCCGGACGTTCCGATCATCGTCGTCAACGGTCCTGCCAGCGACGGACTGCGCCGCGCCTATCTTCAAGCCGGCGCGCAGCGCTACATCGCGCAGGTCGAGGTTGGACCCGGCTCGCTGAGCCGCGCGGTGCGGGATCTGACCCGGCGGCGGGCGGGGGCGCTGCTGCGGCAGGAGACGAGAAGGTTGGCTGCGCACGGGACGCGAAGCGACGTCGCTCGGGTCCCGCGCTCCGCTGGCCGTCCTGCACCCACCGAGGCGCTTCGGATCGCGCGACCGGCGCAGTTCGAAGGACTCGTCGATGCCTATGCGGCCCTGTTCGACCGCTACCCCCAAACGTACGCCTCACGGAACCGCAAGCCGGCGCAGATGATGCTGCGTATCGTGAGCTGCCTCGGGGAGTTCCACGGCGGTCCCCGTGACCTCGTGGATATTCACATGGCGGCTTTGCAACGGGTCACCAGCGCGCTGCCCGGCCGGCGCGCCGACGCGCTGGTCGTCGAGAGTCGCCTGCTTGCGTTGGAAATGATGGGTCTGCTGGCGTCGCACTATCGAGATGCTCATCGCTGCGGCCATTCCGACGGGAGCGGTGCATGA
- a CDS encoding circadian clock KaiB family protein, which translates to MTYHLGLFVTGQTLHSLRAIENLRRICEQEFAGLCVVEIIDVTERPDVAERERIVATPTLVRRDPPPVRKIIGDLSDTRRVLLALGIAHDRSHASETQDGETGNGSDWSA; encoded by the coding sequence ATGACGTACCATCTCGGACTTTTTGTCACCGGACAGACCCTGCATTCGCTGCGCGCGATCGAAAATCTACGCCGCATCTGCGAGCAGGAATTCGCGGGCCTCTGTGTCGTCGAGATCATCGACGTGACCGAGCGCCCCGACGTGGCCGAACGGGAACGGATCGTCGCGACGCCGACACTGGTGCGGCGAGACCCGCCGCCGGTGCGGAAAATCATCGGCGATCTCAGTGACACGCGGCGGGTGCTGCTGGCGCTCGGCATCGCCCATGATCGATCTCACGCATCGGAGACGCAGGACGGGGAGACAGGAAATGGCTCTGACTGGAGCGCATGA